The genome window TGGGAATTTTGGAAGAAAAGGAATTCCTGGCAAGAGCTTTGATATGTAaaggtatgcacacacacactatgataTACACTAGTATATATTGCAACTGTAATAGAAAATGGTAATACCAGGCCACAACCTGCAAACTGATTCTTTCCAAGGTTAATTTCcgctgggcacacacacacaggctgactggctgactgcatgtgtgtctaGAATGCTCTCGTGTGTGTCCCTCAGAGCTCTACTATTCATCTCTACTCTAGTACGCGTCCTCCTGATAGCTTATGGGGAATGGCAGGACAGACACTTTACTGTACAGTTCACTGACATTGACTATCATGTATTCAGTGATGCAGCCCTGCACATTACCAGGGGGGAGTCCCCTTATGACAGACCCACCTATCGCTACACACCTCTGCTAGCACTCATCCTCACACCCAATCACTATCTATTCTTCTCATTCGGCAAATTCCTATTTGTGATTTTTGACCTCCTCACTGGTTGGCTAATCTACACGCTCCTCAGCTTGAGGCATGTTTCAGAGTCCCTCAAGTTGCTATCGTGTGCCTGTTGGCTGCTCAATCCACTAACAGCCACTGTGTCCAGTCGCGGGAATGCCGAGTCTCTGCTTTCTTTTCTCGTTTTATCCTGCCTCTACCTGCTTGTTTGTCGTCATACCATCTCAGCAGGCGTACTGTTTGGATTGGCTGTTCATATGAAGATATTTCCTATCATGTACTCTCTCCCAATGTTCCTGTTTATTGACGAGCACTACACAGTGAAAGTGGGCGGAGTAACTGATGGGAAGAGGGTGTGGTTAATGGGTCTACTGACTAGAGAGAGGTTAAAGTTCACTGTCGTAAGTGCTGCAACCTTTGCTCTCACTACATTGTTGTGTTTTATGTGGTGAGTTAATAACATCAACTAATGCATTATTGTCTCGTTTAATACAGAACCTACAACGTGTACTGTATCATATTAACTAGCCCacctacacacccacactcacacacacccacacacacccacacacccatactcacacacacacaccaggtgTGGGATGGACTTTATTCACGAGGGGTACTTGTATCATATAACGAGAAGGGACACTCGTCACAACTTCTCAGTGTGGTTCTACATGTTATATTTGATCCAGGACTCGTGGCTCTCCCTGCCAGTGGGGTTACTGGCCTTCATACCTCAGGCCCTGCTGCTGATAGCATCAGCCCTCTGGCTCTATAGGGACCTCCCGTTCTGTTGCTTTGTGCAGACCTTTGTGTTTGTCACCTTCAACAAAGTGTGCACCTCTCAGGTCAGTGGACGCAATAGTTGTAATATTGTTTTGCTGTGTGTGCCTCTACCATTACCATTACTTTATGTGTATTTCCTCTGCTACAGTATTTCTTGTGGTACCTGTGTCTGCTGCCACTGATCGTCCCCTTCTCTCGCCTGAGGCTGTGTAGTGTGGTAGTCATGACAACCATGTGGTTCCTTGGACAGGTGATCATGACTTGAATACAGCCTCTATGTGTTGTTAGGTAGCAATGTTTGAACCCCTCATAGCTTATATGACAGagtagcctcaattccaggccgcatcAAAATTACGTGTTTTagtggaatcgaggctaatggcAGAAGAGCAGATGCTACACATATAGACAATGATCATGATTGATTTTTTCTATGGCAGATCTCTTACCTATTgttctaccccccccccccaggccCTGTGGTTGGTCCCTGTCTATTACCTATTGTTCTATCCCCCAGGCCCTGTGGTTGGTCCCTGCCTATTACCTATTgttctacccccccccccaggccCTGTGGTTGGTCCCTGCCTATTACCTATTGTTCTACCCCCCCCCAGGCCCTGTGGTTGGTCCCTGCCTATTACCTATTGTTCTACCCCCCCCCAGGCCCTGTGGTTGGTCCCTGCCTATTACCTATTGTTCTACCCCCCCAGGCCCTGTGGTTGGTCCCTGCCTATTACCTATTGTTCTACCCCCCCAGGCCCTGTGGTTGGTCCCTGCCTATTACCTATTGTTCTACCCCCCCCAGGCCTTGTGGTTGGTCCCTGCCTATTACCTATTGTTCTACCCCCCCAGGCCCTGTGGTTGGTCCCTGCCTATTACCTGGAGTTCCAAGGCTACAACACATTCACTCGGATATGGACTGCTGGCATTGCGTTATTTGTTATCAATGT of Halichondria panicea chromosome 9, odHalPani1.1, whole genome shotgun sequence contains these proteins:
- the LOC135340688 gene encoding GPI mannosyltransferase 1-like yields the protein MLSCVSLRALLFISTLVRVLLIAYGEWQDRHFTVQFTDIDYHVFSDAALHITRGESPYDRPTYRYTPLLALILTPNHYLFFSFGKFLFVIFDLLTGWLIYTLLSLRHVSESLKLLSCACWLLNPLTATVSSRGNAESLLSFLVLSCLYLLVCRHTISAGVLFGLAVHMKIFPIMYSLPMFLFIDEHYTVKVGGVTDGKRVWLMGLLTRERLKFTVVSAATFALTTLLCFMWCGMDFIHEGYLYHITRRDTRHNFSVWFYMLYLIQDSWLSLPVGLLAFIPQALLLIASALWLYRDLPFCCFVQTFVFVTFNKVCTSQYFLWYLCLLPLIVPFSRLRLCSVVVMTTMWFLGQALWLVPAYYLEFQGYNTFTRIWTAGIALFVINVFIIVRIIQHHSFCPTLRNGHVTKLCLKTS